A region of Streptomyces sp. R44 DNA encodes the following proteins:
- a CDS encoding BTAD domain-containing putative transcriptional regulator — MAKDLSLPVPALRLLGTFGLDLADGGRAGVEAPGQRVLAFLGLNRCTTRGILAGTMWPHATEAHAQGSLRSALWRLRRAGAGVVESRGEVLSLSEDVTVDVRVCVRAALSVVNDAEPRDEAGLGLLAAGDLLPGWDEEWVVVERERLRQLRLHALEALSARLSRDGRHALALDAALICVGIDPLRESAHRAVVAVHLAEHNTAEAVRHYETFRALVREELSIEPSPQFTAMLPPSVLRRPPRLVRPSPPPPLPDPGRVRPVM, encoded by the coding sequence ATGGCCAAGGACCTGTCACTTCCGGTGCCCGCACTGCGCCTGCTCGGCACCTTCGGCCTCGACCTCGCGGACGGCGGGCGAGCGGGCGTCGAAGCCCCCGGGCAGCGGGTGCTGGCCTTCCTGGGGCTCAACCGGTGCACCACCCGCGGCATCCTCGCCGGCACCATGTGGCCCCACGCCACCGAGGCCCATGCGCAGGGCAGCCTGCGCTCCGCGCTGTGGCGGCTGCGCCGCGCCGGCGCCGGGGTCGTCGAGAGCCGTGGCGAGGTGCTGTCGCTGTCCGAGGACGTCACGGTCGACGTGCGCGTGTGCGTCCGTGCCGCCCTGTCGGTGGTGAACGACGCGGAACCGCGCGACGAGGCGGGCCTCGGCCTGCTGGCCGCCGGCGACCTGCTGCCCGGATGGGACGAGGAGTGGGTGGTCGTCGAACGCGAACGGCTGCGCCAACTGCGGCTGCACGCGCTGGAGGCGCTGAGCGCCCGTCTGTCCCGGGACGGCCGCCACGCGCTCGCCCTCGACGCCGCGCTGATCTGCGTGGGCATCGATCCCCTGCGCGAGAGCGCACACCGGGCGGTCGTCGCCGTCCACCTCGCCGAGCACAACACCGCCGAGGCCGTCCGCCACTACGAGACCTTCCGCGCCCTGGTCCGCGAGGAACTGTCCATCGAACCCTCCCCGCAGTTCACCGCGATGCTCCCCCCGTCCGTCCTCCGCCGCCCACCCCGCCTCGTCCGCCCCTCTCCGCCGCCGCCCCTCCCCGACCCGGGCCGCGTCCGCCCCGTCATGTGA
- a CDS encoding putative baseplate assembly protein, whose protein sequence is MNSHGGPGDIVGGASDCGCGGCGPHSGPPTPADVYNPPGLSALRYRAGTHGQFMASMRERIASRPALAALRTREPDDPAIALLDCWAVVADILTFYTERHAQEGFVATAGEQESLVLLGRLVGHRPRPALGAGGHLAYTLDPGARSTVPAGTQARSVPSPGQLPQTFETAEDLDADAQWNTLAVRLTAPPPLSPYSSRDGGPEPVTFTGAALNLRAGDRILVLFAAGQTPQVRTVADVTPDFTLGRTTVTFLREAPPDLPARAHSALSSAERAAPRRAAVEPLRAALEEARDLLTPETDPDDLYEALAQADRLVAEGIAFLPEVRDGVLARWADREVARAVRAVRAALVAVAADRRRSLPDIEYLRELARSLVCPASHEDRSAGDEECDRATALVATAAVLPALRRTPARLPASGREVGTSLGALWDPRSDAVPGLLAAADPRLAGSIHRAWATQRIAAPRQTSGIQVLRIKGRPLAGPRTGDGSETENIYLEGAHDGVLPGMHVVTEQARDDGSSPQVFVVEVVTTAQVRLPVPTPEDAPPITVPVTRITVDGAWYEDHDGRVPYESITVRTGGDPLVLAEQPVTEDVAGSRIELAQVHAGLRPGRRLIVSGERTDIPGTTGVTAAEPVMLAAVRQSLGADGPGESVRTTLLLAAPLAYTYRRDTVVIHGNVVPATQGETRTEVLGSGDAARARQSFPLRQVSASAPLTHLPAATADGAEPALTVRVDQVRWHLSEDLSLLGPQDHGHRLTERPGTASVAFGDGIHGSRLPTGLENVTATYRTGAGAGGNLPAGRITQLAGRPPGVNAVTNPLPSTGGTDADGPEDIRAGVPLRCRALDRLVSVQDYADFARARPGIGRATAARLFDGRRELVHLTVAGVDDAPIDVSDPLLSGLTTALAAYGDPHLPVTVDVRERVVLVLSAGLRVLPDHTFDTVETAVRAALLRTLGFAARDLARPAHLSEVLATAQAVPGVDHLDVDVFAGIPATGDPLALVRLPASLREAADAVDARPARALRTFHTVGQDATGSDDTLTSIALAHGLSVAELVALNPTLRAVGLRQGRRLTVFSGIRPAQLAVFAPDLPETLILRRIP, encoded by the coding sequence ATGAACAGCCACGGCGGACCCGGCGACATCGTCGGCGGCGCGAGCGACTGCGGGTGCGGCGGCTGCGGCCCGCACTCCGGGCCGCCCACCCCGGCGGACGTGTACAATCCGCCGGGCCTGTCCGCCCTCCGCTACCGGGCCGGAACGCACGGGCAGTTCATGGCCTCGATGCGGGAGCGGATCGCGAGCCGGCCCGCGCTCGCGGCACTGCGCACCCGCGAGCCGGACGACCCCGCGATCGCGCTGCTCGACTGCTGGGCGGTCGTCGCCGACATCCTCACCTTCTACACCGAGCGCCATGCCCAGGAGGGTTTCGTGGCCACGGCCGGGGAGCAGGAGTCGCTCGTCCTGCTCGGCCGCCTCGTCGGCCACCGTCCACGGCCCGCGCTCGGCGCCGGCGGCCACCTCGCCTACACCCTCGACCCGGGGGCCCGATCCACCGTGCCGGCCGGAACACAGGCCAGGAGCGTGCCCTCCCCGGGGCAGTTGCCGCAGACCTTCGAGACCGCCGAGGACCTCGACGCCGACGCGCAGTGGAACACCCTGGCGGTCCGCCTCACGGCGCCCCCGCCGCTGTCCCCGTACTCCTCCCGCGACGGCGGCCCCGAACCCGTCACCTTCACCGGCGCCGCGCTCAACCTCAGGGCAGGCGACAGGATCCTCGTCCTGTTCGCCGCCGGGCAGACGCCCCAGGTGCGGACCGTCGCCGACGTCACCCCCGATTTCACGCTCGGACGAACCACGGTGACCTTCCTCCGGGAAGCCCCGCCCGATCTTCCCGCCCGGGCCCACTCCGCCCTGAGCTCCGCGGAGCGCGCCGCCCCGCGCCGCGCCGCGGTCGAGCCGCTCCGCGCGGCCCTGGAGGAGGCACGCGACCTCCTGACGCCCGAGACCGACCCCGACGACCTGTACGAGGCGCTGGCCCAGGCGGACCGCCTGGTCGCGGAGGGCATCGCCTTCCTCCCGGAGGTACGGGACGGCGTGCTGGCCCGCTGGGCCGACCGGGAAGTCGCCCGGGCGGTACGGGCCGTGCGCGCGGCGCTCGTCGCCGTGGCCGCCGACCGGCGCCGAAGCCTGCCCGACATCGAGTACCTGCGCGAACTCGCCCGCAGTCTGGTCTGCCCCGCCTCGCACGAGGACCGCAGCGCGGGAGACGAGGAGTGCGACCGGGCGACGGCGCTCGTCGCCACCGCCGCCGTCCTGCCGGCCCTGCGCCGTACGCCCGCCCGCCTCCCGGCCTCCGGCCGAGAGGTCGGCACGTCCCTCGGCGCCTTGTGGGACCCGCGGTCCGACGCCGTCCCCGGCCTGCTCGCCGCCGCCGACCCCCGGCTCGCGGGAAGCATCCACCGGGCCTGGGCGACCCAGCGGATCGCCGCACCGCGGCAGACGTCCGGCATCCAGGTCCTGAGGATCAAGGGCCGCCCGCTCGCCGGGCCCCGCACCGGGGACGGCTCGGAGACCGAGAACATCTACCTGGAGGGCGCGCACGACGGCGTGCTGCCGGGCATGCACGTCGTCACCGAGCAGGCCCGTGACGACGGTTCCTCGCCCCAGGTGTTCGTGGTGGAGGTGGTGACGACGGCCCAGGTGCGGCTGCCCGTGCCGACACCGGAGGACGCCCCGCCGATCACCGTCCCGGTCACCCGGATCACCGTCGACGGCGCATGGTACGAGGACCACGACGGCAGGGTGCCCTACGAGAGCATCACCGTACGGACCGGCGGCGACCCCCTCGTCCTCGCGGAGCAGCCGGTCACCGAGGACGTCGCGGGCAGCCGGATCGAACTCGCGCAGGTCCACGCCGGGTTGCGGCCGGGCCGGCGCCTGATCGTCTCCGGGGAGCGGACCGACATCCCCGGGACGACGGGAGTCACCGCCGCCGAACCGGTGATGCTCGCGGCGGTCCGGCAGAGCCTCGGCGCCGACGGGCCCGGGGAGTCGGTCCGCACGACCCTCCTCCTCGCGGCCCCGCTCGCCTACACGTACCGGCGCGACACGGTGGTGATCCACGGCAACGTCGTCCCCGCGACACAAGGGGAGACACGTACGGAGGTGCTCGGCAGCGGCGACGCCGCCCGCGCCCGGCAGTCCTTCCCGCTGCGCCAGGTGTCCGCCTCCGCCCCGCTCACGCACCTGCCCGCCGCCACCGCCGACGGCGCCGAACCCGCCCTGACCGTACGGGTGGACCAGGTCCGCTGGCACCTCTCCGAGGACCTGTCGCTCCTCGGCCCCCAGGACCACGGCCACCGGTTGACCGAACGCCCGGGAACGGCATCGGTCGCCTTCGGGGACGGGATCCACGGATCACGGCTCCCCACGGGTCTGGAGAACGTCACCGCCACGTACCGCACCGGTGCGGGAGCCGGCGGCAACCTGCCGGCCGGCCGGATCACCCAGCTCGCCGGCCGGCCCCCCGGCGTCAACGCCGTGACCAACCCGCTGCCCTCCACGGGCGGCACGGACGCCGACGGACCCGAAGACATCCGCGCCGGCGTTCCGCTGCGCTGCCGCGCCCTGGACCGGCTGGTGTCCGTGCAGGACTACGCCGATTTCGCCCGGGCCCGCCCGGGCATCGGACGGGCCACGGCCGCCCGCCTGTTCGACGGGCGACGAGAGCTCGTGCACCTCACCGTCGCCGGCGTCGACGACGCCCCGATCGACGTCTCGGACCCGCTGCTCAGCGGCCTGACCACCGCCCTGGCCGCATACGGCGACCCCCACCTGCCCGTCACCGTCGACGTCCGCGAACGCGTCGTTCTCGTCCTGTCGGCAGGACTCAGAGTGCTGCCCGACCACACCTTCGACACCGTCGAGACGGCCGTACGGGCGGCGCTGCTCCGCACCCTCGGCTTCGCCGCACGCGACCTCGCCCGGCCGGCCCACCTGAGCGAGGTGCTCGCCACCGCACAGGCCGTGCCCGGCGTCGACCACCTCGACGTCGACGTCTTCGCCGGAATCCCGGCGACCGGCGACCCCCTGGCCCTCGTCCGTCTGCCCGCCTCGCTGCGGGAGGCGGCGGACGCCGTCGACGCGCGGCCGGCCCGGGCCCTGCGCACGTTCCACACCGTGGGCCAGGACGCCACCGGGTCCGACGACACCCTCACCTCGATCGCCCTCGCACACGGGCTGAGCGTGGCCGAACTCGTCGCCCTCAACCCCACGCTGCGCGCGGTCGGTCTGCGGCAGGGCCGCCGACTGACCGTCTTCTCCGGCATCCGCCCCGCCCAGCTCGCCGTGTTCGCCCCCGACCTGCCCGAGACGCTGATCCTGCGGAGGATCCCATGA
- a CDS encoding DUF6519 domain-containing protein, giving the protein MDISRVSFDPSKHYSRLIHQQGRVTLDADANEQTQVLLHYLRTVVADVLGPTARPESAPGFDVSRVPDDPDADLLIGPGRLYVDGLLVESGEETTYLGQPEGYVDPDRGAVPDGPFGVYLRAWEREITAIQDPSIREVALGATGPDTAARAKVVWQVALHPYGNDDPGSSGAADALRTWLARLHGPKGRMAARTGDDRTGPAEPCVIAPEARYRGPENQLYRVQIHTSGVGARPGDDHTHLHPVPAARKRGAAARGKAAEPDTATFVWSRENASVAFPVARVAGPVVTLESWGRDGSLGLDVGDWVELLDDATAVRAADDLPTAPAPRIHRITALDVAGRTVTLDADPNDAAPGAEPPAPAVTGDPELHPYLRRWDHRPPPGADALPVVLDTWIPLEDGVEVRFSAPPAPDDLPKKAAHKPPRFRRGDHWLVPARTVSGDVLWPQDPEGPAAVEPHGVVYRYAPLAYVPAQGDPVPLVPVFTPLFP; this is encoded by the coding sequence GTGGACATCTCACGCGTCTCGTTCGACCCGTCCAAGCACTACTCCCGCCTCATCCACCAGCAGGGCCGCGTCACGCTCGACGCCGACGCCAACGAACAGACACAGGTCCTCCTGCACTACCTGCGCACCGTCGTCGCCGACGTGCTCGGGCCCACCGCCCGCCCCGAGTCCGCTCCCGGGTTCGACGTCTCCCGGGTGCCGGACGACCCGGACGCGGACCTGCTGATCGGGCCCGGACGCCTGTACGTCGACGGGCTGCTCGTCGAGAGCGGCGAGGAGACCACGTACCTCGGCCAGCCCGAGGGCTACGTCGACCCGGACCGAGGCGCGGTCCCCGACGGCCCCTTCGGGGTGTACCTGCGGGCCTGGGAGCGTGAGATCACCGCGATCCAGGACCCGTCGATCCGCGAGGTCGCGCTCGGCGCCACCGGCCCCGACACCGCGGCCCGCGCCAAGGTGGTCTGGCAGGTCGCCCTGCACCCGTACGGGAACGACGACCCCGGCAGCTCCGGAGCGGCGGACGCCCTGCGCACCTGGCTGGCCCGCCTGCACGGGCCGAAGGGCCGGATGGCCGCCCGCACCGGGGACGACCGCACAGGTCCCGCCGAACCGTGCGTCATCGCCCCCGAAGCCCGGTACCGCGGACCGGAGAACCAGCTCTACCGGGTGCAGATCCACACCTCCGGCGTCGGCGCCCGGCCCGGCGACGACCACACCCACCTCCACCCCGTGCCCGCGGCCCGCAAGCGGGGAGCGGCGGCCAGGGGAAAGGCCGCCGAACCGGACACCGCCACCTTCGTCTGGTCCCGGGAGAACGCCTCCGTCGCCTTCCCGGTCGCCCGGGTCGCCGGCCCCGTCGTGACCCTGGAGTCCTGGGGGCGGGACGGCAGCCTCGGCCTCGACGTGGGTGACTGGGTCGAACTGCTCGACGACGCCACGGCCGTACGGGCGGCGGACGACCTGCCGACCGCCCCCGCGCCGCGCATCCACCGGATCACCGCCCTGGACGTGGCCGGCCGGACCGTGACGCTGGACGCCGACCCGAACGACGCCGCCCCCGGTGCCGAGCCCCCGGCCCCGGCCGTGACCGGAGATCCCGAGCTGCACCCGTACCTGCGCAGGTGGGACCACCGCCCGCCGCCGGGAGCGGACGCCCTGCCGGTCGTCCTCGACACGTGGATTCCGCTGGAGGACGGCGTCGAGGTGCGGTTCAGCGCCCCGCCGGCGCCGGACGACCTTCCCAAGAAGGCGGCGCACAAGCCGCCCCGTTTCCGGCGCGGAGACCACTGGCTCGTGCCGGCCCGTACCGTCTCCGGCGACGTGCTCTGGCCGCAGGACCCGGAAGGCCCGGCCGCCGTGGAGCCGCACGGTGTGGTCTACCGGTACGCACCGCTGGCCTACGTGCCCGCCCAGGGCGACCCCGTCCCCCTCGTGCCCGTCTTCACGCCCCTGTTCCCGTGA
- a CDS encoding DUF4157 domain-containing protein yields MSPSPDAGHQRTPAPLHGLERRAAKAAPAVDHRLEAEADRFAGTLADRRTAGDAGPVRPMPPLPVSAPPPPGSAGAPLDAHTRREMESRLGWDLTHVRVHTGRQAAESAAALGARAYTTGPHIVCGGGEDPASASGRRLLAHELAHVAQQARGEGHGTVHLKPQAPPKPKTPAARLFPLKVTRVMSPPELLREFVRQYYRATSEQEVDRRLAWWHWEAGRVRSATADDVRRGEIQLRVTDVTQAAAERLAPAEQAQVNEEANVRFWRESGLAPGTKLGTGPEDAPLRARWLGARADVLQEHEQRREMAALPEDIRRVLFSGTRTLAPAEYETVLRIARKLSALDQAQRAEYLSRVNAGTNDWSELDASIERFTVQQHARENEALRTREAEATLFGCEDLYELWARRNRLRAAAVFAMGPYAGVSAGAPAELQEAGTRFQEGLARHGFADEAAFLAAMETYRLRFRSEAVQLGLDVLARYDHLLYEERLRLNSPGYAEKMVAGIAATQAGAQYTAAAEQESLARLIESTADPESMRERLRAHQEAFRHREEAASLRGSAAAAVVTASGDDPLVDPEQLGRATDREKLTRLDAPAARQYLLDVTAERLADTGRARREFIDDPERVFSQSPLVEATKRTQGVDEDTIYAWIVRDHLEAVRQRHIFSAVVVGIISVVLMALVPGGGWLAAAALVANTAISGYQAIEAIEEYRKEAVEYRLAFLSEEPSLFWVGVAVAAAAVDLGMTTGALLKMSAKGLTALEGPLREFSAATDIETATTRYQALSARIRTVEDLTPEVKAAVQEAGAAKLAFETAVGRAMGKLGSLPIFNPDWYKAVYYGLKTGVRTLARFRKEPRLYALMGDVTQMSAATRAELETAFGRLQKIVATAERTGMDDATALRYVDRLADEREAGQSAFEALMKDMKEWRPPTPQQVRAEARLGEASELLADLGQERAGLLAERAARPRTPSGAVDTERIGEIDARLRELDDEVVRSGPDQGRVLREGELTRARHGLDAAQELAEAARVRPTVRMRQYFNASREKAAVAVAKTDQVGPLLRTPSGLDVDHVVSLQRISEMPGFEKLRPHEIRALAVREDNLVRMDALANASKGDRSWRTWKQAGYYYGPDVIEKWAAKDAELTKTIQDWIQATVRGR; encoded by the coding sequence GTGAGCCCGTCCCCCGATGCCGGCCACCAGCGGACGCCGGCGCCGCTGCACGGCCTGGAGCGCCGGGCGGCGAAGGCGGCGCCCGCGGTGGACCACCGCCTGGAGGCCGAGGCGGACCGGTTCGCCGGGACCCTCGCGGACCGTCGCACGGCGGGCGACGCGGGGCCGGTGCGTCCGATGCCGCCGCTGCCCGTGTCCGCCCCTCCTCCGCCCGGCTCCGCCGGCGCGCCCCTGGACGCGCACACACGGCGCGAGATGGAGTCCCGGCTGGGCTGGGACCTCACGCACGTCCGCGTGCACACCGGCAGGCAGGCCGCCGAGTCGGCCGCCGCCCTCGGCGCCCGGGCGTACACGACCGGCCCGCACATCGTCTGCGGCGGCGGCGAGGACCCCGCCTCGGCGTCCGGGCGCCGCCTGCTCGCCCACGAACTGGCCCACGTGGCGCAGCAGGCCCGTGGCGAGGGCCACGGCACGGTCCATCTCAAACCCCAGGCCCCGCCGAAACCGAAGACCCCCGCCGCCCGGCTGTTCCCGCTGAAAGTGACGCGCGTGATGTCCCCGCCGGAGCTGCTGCGCGAGTTCGTCCGGCAGTACTACCGGGCCACGAGCGAGCAGGAGGTCGACCGGCGCCTCGCCTGGTGGCACTGGGAAGCCGGGCGCGTCCGGTCGGCGACCGCCGACGACGTCCGCAGGGGAGAAATCCAGCTGCGCGTCACCGACGTCACGCAGGCCGCCGCGGAACGCCTGGCCCCGGCCGAGCAGGCCCAGGTCAACGAGGAGGCGAACGTCCGGTTCTGGCGCGAGAGCGGCCTCGCGCCGGGAACGAAGCTGGGCACCGGCCCCGAGGACGCCCCACTGCGCGCGCGGTGGCTGGGCGCCCGGGCCGACGTCCTCCAGGAGCACGAACAGCGCCGGGAGATGGCGGCGCTGCCCGAGGACATCCGGCGCGTCCTGTTCAGCGGCACGCGGACCCTGGCCCCGGCGGAGTACGAGACCGTCCTGCGGATCGCACGGAAGCTGAGCGCGCTGGACCAGGCGCAGCGGGCGGAGTACCTCAGCCGCGTCAACGCGGGCACGAACGACTGGTCCGAACTCGACGCCTCGATCGAGAGGTTCACGGTCCAGCAACACGCCCGGGAGAACGAGGCGCTCCGGACCAGGGAGGCGGAGGCGACCCTCTTCGGCTGCGAGGACCTGTACGAGCTGTGGGCCCGCCGCAACCGCCTGCGGGCGGCGGCGGTCTTCGCCATGGGGCCCTACGCGGGAGTCTCCGCAGGCGCGCCGGCCGAACTGCAGGAGGCCGGAACCCGCTTCCAGGAAGGCCTCGCACGGCACGGCTTCGCCGACGAGGCGGCGTTCCTCGCCGCGATGGAGACGTACCGGCTGCGGTTCAGGTCCGAGGCCGTCCAGCTCGGCCTCGACGTCCTGGCCCGCTACGACCACCTCCTCTACGAGGAGCGGCTGCGGCTGAACAGCCCCGGATACGCGGAGAAGATGGTCGCCGGCATCGCGGCGACGCAGGCGGGCGCCCAGTACACGGCGGCGGCCGAGCAGGAATCCCTCGCCCGGCTCATCGAGTCGACGGCGGACCCCGAGTCGATGCGCGAGCGGCTCCGTGCCCACCAGGAGGCCTTCCGCCACCGCGAGGAGGCCGCCTCGCTGCGCGGCTCGGCCGCGGCGGCGGTGGTGACCGCCTCCGGCGACGACCCGCTCGTCGACCCCGAACAGCTGGGCCGGGCCACCGACCGCGAGAAGCTGACGCGGCTCGACGCCCCCGCCGCCCGGCAGTACCTGCTCGACGTGACGGCGGAGCGGCTCGCGGACACGGGCAGGGCCCGCCGCGAGTTCATCGACGACCCCGAGCGGGTGTTCAGCCAGTCGCCGCTCGTCGAGGCGACCAAGCGGACCCAAGGGGTGGACGAGGACACGATCTACGCCTGGATCGTCCGCGACCACCTGGAGGCGGTCCGCCAACGGCACATCTTCTCCGCCGTCGTCGTCGGCATCATCTCCGTCGTACTGATGGCGCTGGTGCCGGGCGGGGGCTGGCTGGCGGCGGCCGCTCTGGTCGCGAACACGGCGATCAGCGGGTACCAGGCGATCGAGGCGATCGAGGAGTACCGCAAGGAGGCCGTCGAGTACCGACTGGCCTTCCTCTCGGAGGAGCCGTCGCTGTTCTGGGTGGGGGTCGCCGTCGCCGCGGCCGCCGTCGACCTCGGGATGACGACGGGCGCCCTGCTGAAGATGTCGGCGAAGGGCCTCACCGCGCTCGAAGGGCCGCTGCGCGAGTTCTCCGCGGCCACGGACATCGAGACGGCCACCACTCGCTACCAGGCGCTCAGCGCCCGGATCCGGACGGTCGAGGACCTGACGCCGGAGGTCAAGGCCGCGGTCCAGGAGGCCGGCGCCGCGAAGCTCGCGTTCGAGACGGCGGTGGGCCGGGCCATGGGAAAGCTCGGATCGCTGCCGATCTTCAACCCGGACTGGTACAAGGCCGTCTACTACGGCCTCAAGACGGGGGTGAGGACACTCGCCAGATTCCGCAAGGAGCCGCGGCTCTACGCGCTCATGGGCGATGTCACCCAGATGTCCGCGGCGACGCGGGCCGAACTCGAGACGGCGTTCGGCCGGCTCCAGAAGATCGTCGCGACGGCCGAACGCACGGGCATGGACGACGCCACGGCCCTGCGGTACGTGGACCGGCTCGCCGACGAACGGGAGGCGGGCCAGAGCGCCTTCGAAGCGCTCATGAAGGACATGAAGGAGTGGCGGCCGCCGACTCCCCAGCAGGTCCGGGCCGAGGCGAGGCTCGGCGAGGCGAGCGAGCTTCTCGCGGATCTGGGCCAGGAGAGGGCCGGACTGCTCGCCGAGCGGGCGGCCCGGCCGAGGACGCCCTCGGGCGCGGTCGACACCGAGCGGATCGGGGAGATCGACGCCCGGCTGAGAGAGCTCGACGACGAGGTCGTCCGCAGCGGCCCGGACCAGGGCAGGGTGCTGCGCGAAGGAGAGCTCACCCGTGCCCGGCACGGCCTGGACGCGGCGCAGGAGCTCGCGGAGGCCGCACGGGTCAGGCCGACGGTCCGGATGCGGCAGTACTTCAACGCCTCACGGGAGAAGGCCGCGGTCGCGGTCGCGAAGACCGACCAGGTGGGACCGCTGCTGCGGACCCCCTCCGGGCTCGACGTCGATCACGTCGTCTCGCTCCAGCGCATCTCCGAGATGCCGGGCTTCGAGAAGCTGAGACCCCATGAGATCAGGGCCCTCGCCGTCCGCGAGGACAACCTCGTGCGCATGGACGCCCTCGCGAACGCTTCCAAGGGCGACCGCAGCTGGCGGACGTGGAAGCAGGCCGGGTACTACTACGGGCCCGATGTCATCGAGAAGTGGGCGGCCAAGGACGCCGAGCTGACGAAGACGATCCAGGACTGGATCCAGGCGACGGTCCGCGGCCGCTGA